TGTATTGATAGTGAACCCGAAAATGAAGGTACTGGAGAAGGTGCAGATTATAGGGCGTGGAAGAAGGCAGTCATGTTGGTTTATAATCGACTTGCTACACATAAGTATGCATCTGTATTTTTGAGACCTATTACAGAAGATCAAGCACCTGGATATCATTCAGTTATCTTTAGACCTATGGACTTATCcactattaaaaaaaatatagacAATGGAACAATTAGATCTACGATGCATTTTCAACGTGATGTCATGTTAATGTTTCAAAATGCTATTATGTATAATaaacatgatacatttatttACAAAATGGCAGTTTCAATGCAGGAAGAATGTTTACAACATATGCaggtaaatatataatataatattattttctatgcATAATTACTATTTTCAAGAAATCTAacattatttaattttgcttagATATTAGTACAAGTTACAGGGGAGGGAACACTCAGGAGAGAAACAAGAACTGCAGCAAGTAGTAGTAGTGACGCTAGTGAAAGtagtataaaaagaaaaagaagtcaCATCACTCCAAGTCCTCATGATACAGACAGTCCACGTTCAAAAAAACGTAGAAAATCAGAGAATGATTAAggacatttttatatttatgtatataaatatgtgTAATGTGATACGCATTGAAGTTCTAAAGAACTTTACTGGGAAGGATGAAAGAAATGATAAATTTATCCTATCAGCATTAAAGGATGATACTGGACAAACAAGATGTTTGAGATGCATGAAAAAAAATACAGTGATTTGAAATTCTGTCTGttagaattatttttaaattatagtaaAAAATGCGAAAATAGATTTTGTATTAATAATTACAAGGTTcattcaatttattttttaaaacattatTACAACTATGTACTATAGTATAAtgaataacaaaaataattatttgtaatatatatatatatatatattattttaaagaaaatttaacatttttattttaaggaAGATATAATAAAGACATTTTATAAAGCATAACTTTCTCTTAATATTAAAAAACcaaaaaatgtattaaataaatattccaaATTATAGCTTATAATGCAATTTGTTCTATCATAATAAAAAAAGCCTGCCATTTATTTCCAATGGCTCTTctaaacatttaaattttagaCACAAAGTATAAAAAATCATCAGTGTAATCAAACATAtgtagaaaatttaaattttataattgtataacttatcaaaatttaaacaaaattcaTAATGGGTTATTATGCTAGCGGTGATACTCGTAAAACGATACAAAATTCCGAGGATGAAGGTTATGAAAATCAATCATCTTGTACCACAATATCTGTTGGGGTATTAAATCAATTAGATGTTAATGACaaacaatattttacatttagaaTTTCTCAAGATATTTTAAGTTACTATTATCAAAAATATGCTTTTATTTAAAGAGAAATGTCTTTATTTTTAAGTCATTGGCACCAACAACATTACCAATATCCGATGACACTGATCGACCGTTTTGGGCTGAAGATGAATTAAGTAGTTCAGAATCAAAGCAGCAATTAAACGAAAAACAGAAACGTAGACGTAGTTTGTCTTATCGTAATCGTATTGCGATACACAGAAGCCGGTCTTTACTTTTTCAATCATCAAGTTCTAGTTTAGATTCGCTGTCTGAACAAACTTCACCTGGAGGtacttattaatataaatattatacatatatttatatcaatattttttatttattttaatattttaaagaaacacAAGAATCATAGGTTCTTTGTAATTTTAACATAATTATCATAGTTCTCAAGCAGGAACAATTTACAAGCCAATTCAGTATAGAACAACACGGCTACaataatagaaagaaaaaatatgcaCGTAAAAGAGGAGCTCCTTTTTTAAATaacgataaaattatttatacaaaatgTAAAACTTCCGATCGAAAATAAATGCAGAAACATCACTCATTTTTAATAGATAAAATGTTTCATTAGTAAATTGTTTAACATCGTTTATATTATTTAGATTACGGCATATATATTTATCATTCTgtttattttaacaaatttatgatagtaatgttctttatatttaatctttatatttttataagtataattattattctacttatataatttataatgacTATAAACGAAACTAATCATAGTACTCGATAAATCTGTTTGCTTCCGATCACAAATCAAATAAGAATTGTATgcataaaattattttgaaatatatatatagataattgAGAACCTGAACAAATTATGAGCTACTTTATAACCAACGAACAAGGAAAAAATGAGTATGGGAAGTTAGACAAACTTCGAATCCGTAAGTTCTTTCATTGAAAttaatagaatttatttttaataaatattcgttTTAATAAATACTCTTTGCATACATTATTTCTACACGCAATTAATATTGTTAAAATACACATgcttatatatatagtatatatacaatattatcGCCATATTGCATGTTCTATTACGCatggaatatttaaaatttgaatttctaatACGCCCAATGGATTACCTATACAATTATAATATCTACACGTTCATATTCTTCTTTAAATTTCAGAATCAACAATACCTCCCACTCTTAGTTTAATCCTTCTGAGTTTTTgtatgatatttttaatattatcagCATGGAATTTCAATAATACGATAAACCAGACAGTTAATAATCACGTTCTTCACTTATATTCAAGACAATCACTTTTACATACAGTGTCAGACAAATTTTTGTCATTCGGTCTTGATACATCATTACTTCGTGATATGAAAAGTCTACCAATAAAGgatagcaaatttataaatttagctCGGCTTCTTGGGCCAGCCTATGTTCGGGTAGGCGGTACGTCTGCAGATTGTCTACACTTTAATAAAGTtggtatattattttatcatttatgaaattatcatatataatatatatatatatatatatgtacatatttatttaaaaacacttagataataatttatatgaattatattGCATAGACAAAAACAGTTTCCGAAAAAGTAATTAATCCGGTAGACGGCCAAGATATAAGTAATTTTACTATTAATGAGACAGACTTTGAGAATTTATACAACTTTGCAACAGAATCAAAATTGCGAATGATATTCGATTTAAATGTATTAATTAGAAATGTTGATAACTCTTGGAATGATGTTAATGCTAAAAATATAATCTCATTTGCCAAAAATAAAGGCATGACTCTAGACTGGCAATTAGGAAATGGTAAATGttttatttactattttttttaaatatcatattttattattcaatcTGCTTATCTTTTAAATAGATTGgtacgtaataataataaaatttcagaaCCAAATTCTTTTCATCATgtatttaatagaaatgttaatGCAACTCAACTTGCACATGATTATTGTCACTTGAGGGAATTATTAGATGAAATAGGATATAATAAAAGTATCCTTGTGGGACCAGAAGTAAATCATGTAGAAGATACAGTTCATATGGGAGAGCAATATGCGAAAACATTTttagaaaatgataaaaatagtgTAAACTATGTTACTTGGCATCAATATTACCTTAATGGAAGGGAAGCTCAACTAActgattttataaatatttcaacttttaatTATTTGCCAAAGCAAATTAAATCCATGCAAAAAGCAATTATATCATCAGGAGAACTTATTCCTATGTGGTTATGTATGTAATCATATTAGTctctttgaaataaaatttcaaatttaagtGATGGAGAAGAATCTTTTTGTAGCAGAAACAAGTACAGCTTATGGTGGAGGTGCACCAAAACTATCAGATAGATTTGTAGCTGGATTTTTATGGCTTGATAAATTGGGATACAGTGCCAGTACAGGAGTAAATGTTGTTACCAGGCAATCATTGTTTGGTGGAAACTATGCTATGATTGGATCTGATCTTATACCAAATCCTGACTGGTGGGTTAGTATAGTTtataagaaatttgtttcagaaAAAGTTCTAAAGTTATCATCAATACCTCTTGAGTATTTACGATTGTATGCACATTGCACTCCAAAAAAAGCATGGACCGGCAGAGTTCCAGCAATTACAATATATGGAATTAATCTAGCTAATTTCCCTGTTCATGTTACTATTCAAGGAATTCCTGTATTTCACAGAAATGCTAAAGTTTATTTATATGCACTTACTTCTGACAAACTACAATCAAGgtatgtaataattattttacatgAAAATAGATTATGTAACATTTcatttcaattttcttttttaggACTATAAAAATAAATGGAGAATTATTGAAATTGGAATCTAATGGAAATTTACCACCATTCCGACCTATAGTATTAGAACCTACGGAACAAATTACTTTACCACCTTATTCcatgatatttattataatacataatgCAAAGGTTCCAGCATGTTATACATAGATAATATGCAACAACTTCAATTAAATTATACCATATATTATGTATACGTTTTCTatacattaaaaatttatattatagaaTCTCATTTTTACAATCATCACTAACtagaataaagaaaaattaataaaagaattaaacagttaaataattttttataagatattactatatcttatatatatgcatatatgcaTTTGTGTGAACTCGTGTGTGCGtattatatatatgcaaaaaaCTATATTAACATTATTCAATATATGTATCTTATTACAATTAacgcataatatattataatacaaagCATGATATATAAGATTTTTTTATAAACCTTATGCATGTTTCAATCAACTATCAATATATCACAACATTGTTCTATTGTTGAAAGATACATATTTAAAGTAGTTACTTATTTATTCACTAGTACACGGTATTGTGTCCTTTGataattataaaacaaaattttcttagaaattatatattgcaaatactacagaaagaaatactataatacacaaaaaatatataaatactgaAAGTAGTATAATATTAGGTAAATGGAATGATTAAATTCACTATTATCTAATAGCAAAATGTTATTGCATCAATGTTATAattgtaaaatgaaaaattgataGCATTAACagcattaataaattttaatgtacatacaTTTTACATGTACAAATTACCAACATGACACTGAAAATCTATTTGACAATTGATTACAATTACAAGATACTAtggtatgtatgtacataatatctttaataatttaatattattatattattcctgAGCTGAAATAGTAATTGTTTTTCCTTTGGGGTCATCAAATCTATCCATTGTACGAATATCTATAATCATAGTAAGAGCCCAAATCATAATTAAAGCTAATATAGCAGTAACAAATATTCCTGTCCAAATTGGAATTGTAGTAAAACCGACACAGTCATATGCATCAttaaatgcaaatatttttgtACCATTAGCCTTTTTGTCCGGTTGTGGATCAAGTTGCACTTGTAAACCTGTTATATTTAAGGCTGTATCGCCATTTTTGAATGTAATAATTTGTGAACAATGATAAGAGAAATTAAATGGAAAAACAATATCTGTATCTGTTGTTAAAATTTGTGGATTACCAGTAGAATTTGCATTAATATAATGTGAGTAATTAATTGTTTTGAGTGTATAATATCCTGCAGTTCtaactttaaatataaaaacaagTTCATTTTTGATAATAGCACCAGATCCTGTAAATGTCATAGTTAAATTATATGCAGATGTTTTTGAATCCGATTCTTCAGTAATTGTAGGCTTAAGTGGAAGATTTATTATAGCTTTGTCTTTTTCAGGCTatcaaataaaagaattattattcacaAAGATGAATTAATTATGGTCATAAAGATCATTAGGTAAaatactaataattaaaattacctGTAATGATAATGATCGATTAGCATATAATAATACTCTTGTTCCTGAAATGACAAAAGATGTAGTAGTATTgtctgcatcaatgtccctttTTACTCGTTCAGAACGTCTATAACTACAGGCTTTCCCTGTGAGCATAGCTATCAAATTAGGGCTGGAATCCTTTATTGTCTTGTATGTATCTGGGATAACATCCAAATTACTAATTGGAACAATCAGTAATTGTCCATCAGATACAGAATCCACATAATCATTATAAGTTTGATTGTACAAAGGTAAGTCTTCAACAGTATTCACTGCTTTCTCAACAGCAGGAAAATAACGTAAAGAATCACCATTAATAACTTCCTGAAGATGCTAAaagattatataaattattttaatatttaagtcAACAAGCAAATGAGTTcaactatataacattataaagtatATTACAATAACCTGTTTGTATTTCACTAAATCTTCAATACAC
This sequence is a window from Bombus affinis isolate iyBomAffi1 chromosome 14, iyBomAffi1.2, whole genome shotgun sequence. Protein-coding genes within it:
- the LOC126924193 gene encoding uncharacterized protein LOC126924193 isoform X2, producing MGYYASGDTRKTIQNSEDEGYENQSSCTTISVGSLAPTTLPISDDTDRPFWAEDELSSSESKQQLNEKQKRRRSLSYRNRIAIHRSRSLLFQSSSSSLDSLSEQTSPGVTINETNHSTR
- the LOC126924172 gene encoding heparanase-like, whose protein sequence is MSYFITNEQGKNEYGKLDKLRIQSTIPPTLSLILLSFCMIFLILSAWNFNNTINQTVNNHVLHLYSRQSLLHTVSDKFLSFGLDTSLLRDMKSLPIKDSKFINLARLLGPAYVRVGGTSADCLHFNKTKTVSEKVINPVDGQDISNFTINETDFENLYNFATESKLRMIFDLNVLIRNVDNSWNDVNAKNIISFAKNKGMTLDWQLGNEPNSFHHVFNRNVNATQLAHDYCHLRELLDEIGYNKSILVGPEVNHVEDTVHMGEQYAKTFLENDKNSVNYVTWHQYYLNGREAQLTDFINISTFNYLPKQIKSMQKAIISSGELIPMWLSETSTAYGGGAPKLSDRFVAGFLWLDKLGYSASTGVNVVTRQSLFGGNYAMIGSDLIPNPDWWVSIVYKKFVSEKVLKLSSIPLEYLRLYAHCTPKKAWTGRVPAITIYGINLANFPVHVTIQGIPVFHRNAKVYLYALTSDKLQSRTIKINGELLKLESNGNLPPFRPIVLEPTEQITLPPYSMIFIIIHNAKVPACYT
- the LOC126924181 gene encoding V-type proton ATPase subunit S1-like, whose amino-acid sequence is MTQFCNVFCFVFILNVAFQILPSRADNAVPVLLWGESVNSDLTSAVNPFLKTTSEEFGLYLRKKLENSPPVLLYIKDNLCIEDLVKYKQHLQEVINGDSLRYFPAVEKAVNTVEDLPLYNQTYNDYVDSVSDGQLLIVPISNLDVIPDTYKTIKDSSPNLIAMLTGKACSYRRSERVKRDIDADNTTTSFVISGTRVLLYANRSLSLQPEKDKAIINLPLKPTITEESDSKTSAYNLTMTFTGSGAIIKNELVFIFKVRTAGYYTLKTINYSHYINANSTGNPQILTTDTDIVFPFNFSYHCSQIITFKNGDTALNITGLQVQLDPQPDKKANGTKIFAFNDAYDCVGFTTIPIWTGIFVTAILALIMIWALTMIIDIRTMDRFDDPKGKTITISAQE
- the LOC126924193 gene encoding uncharacterized protein LOC126924193 isoform X1; its protein translation is MGYYASGDTRKTIQNSEDEGYENQSSCTTISVGSLAPTTLPISDDTDRPFWAEDELSSSESKQQLNEKQKRRRSLSYRNRIAIHRSRSLLFQSSSSSLDSLSEQTSPGVLKQEQFTSQFSIEQHGYNNRKKKYARKRGAPFLNNDKIIYTKCKTSDRK